A single genomic interval of Salmo trutta chromosome 13, fSalTru1.1, whole genome shotgun sequence harbors:
- the LOC115205217 gene encoding ETS-related transcription factor Elf-2 isoform X1 encodes MTSVVVADGGGNMVEYVTVMEETEQSEEGEVVQEIVETVIGEDGEEYPAVVVEEVPSAQVEQCYAAQVLVYDDGTYLMQDVGDEQEVVTEVVETVEVSSHGGTMCFDKTFEAAEALLHMDSPSSFHGDRNTVEDVMMETVVEVSTECEPMEEDSFPIPPDYEPPSAKKKKGGRKSKTQQPQPDTNCTIDLGIRKRPREGKGSTTYLWEFLLDLLQDKNTCPRYIKWMQRDKGIFKLVDSKAVSKLWGKHKNKPDMNYETMGRALRYYYQRGILAKVEGQRLAYQFKDMPKNIRVIDDDGDEEGEEGEGDPSEHHRAVQTLTLDPATSTQTKQSYVTVVPTASGNRTMRLAMPMVMTTTLGQMTLNSSTVFTTQAPITLGNAHASGPKLVIQTLPTMMPSGAKSGEKITIITIPAAQLAQLTQGNLSAQLSGQLAQLIQAKPVTQLIQAKPVTQLIQAKPVTQLLQAKPVTQLVQSKPVTQLVQSKPVTQLVQSKPVTQLVQSKPVTQLVQSKPVTQLVQAGPVTQLVQAKPVTQLVQAKPVTQLVQAKPVTQLVQAKPVTQLVQAKPVTQLVQAKPVTQLVQAKPVTQLVQAKPVTQLVQAKPVTQLVQAGPVTQLVQPGPVTQLVQAKPVTQLVQAEPVTQLVQAEPVTQLVQAEPAMLQIMQKPAPPLILAKPVTQPPNQQPPAASPVGIPQPPPSTVITTPVPTPTTPPVKEAISPPTALPESTPSPPSASTEPSQSSPEDPSASESAQNPVAPES; translated from the exons ATGACCTCTGTTGTGGTGGCAGATGGTGGAGGGAATATGGTGGAGTATGTCACTGTCATGGAAGAGACTGAGCAG AGTGAGGAAGGGGAGGTGGTGCAGGAGATAGTGGAGACGGTaataggggaggatggggaggagtatcctgctgtggtggtggaggaggttccCAGTGCCCAGGTGGAGCAGTGCTACGCTGCCCAGGTGCTGGTCTACGATGACGGGACCTACCTGATGCAGGACGTGGGAGACGAGCAGGAGGTGGTCACAGAGGTGGTGGAGACAG TAGAGGTGTCATCACACGGGGGCACCATGTGCTTTGATAAGACCTTCGAAGCTGCAGAGGCCCTTCTTCACATGGACTCCCCTAGCAGTTTCCATGGAGACCGCAACACAG tggagGATGTGATGATGGAGACGGTGGTGGAGGTGTCTACAGAGTGTGAGCCCATGGAGGAGGACAGCTTCCCTATACCCCCCGACTACGAGCCTCCCTCTGCCAAGAAGAAGAAAG GTGGAAGGAAGTCGAAGACACAACAGCCTCAGCCTGACACCAACTGCACCATTGACCTGGGGATCAGGAAGAGACCCAGAGAGGGAAAAG GGAGCACCACCTACCTATGGGAGTTCCTGTTGGATCTCCTCCAGGACAAGAACACCTGTCCCAGGTACATCAAGTGGATGCAGCGGGACAAGGGCATCTTCAAACTGGTGGACTCCAAGGCGGTTTCCAAACTGTGGGGCAAACACAAGAACAAACCTGACATGAACTACGAGACCATGGGCAGGGCACTCAG GTATTACTACCAGCGGGGGATCTTAGCGAAGGTGGAGGGTCAGAGACTGGCTTACCAGTTTAAAGACATGCCCAAGAACATCAGGGTGATCGACGATGACGGGGATGAGGAGGGcgaggagggtgagggggatcCCTCTGAGCACCACCGGGCGGTCCAGACCCTGACCCTTGACCCTGCCACCTCCACCCAGACAAAGCAGAGTTACGTCACTGTCGTCCCCACTGCGTCCGGCAACAG GACCATGCGTTTGGCCATGCCCATGGTCATGACGACGACGCTGGGTCAGATGACCCTCAACTCCTCCACCGTCTTCACCACCCAGGCTCCCATCACCCTGGGCAACGCCCACGCCAGCGGGCCCAAGCTGGTGATCCAGACCCTGCCCACCATGATGCCCTCCGGGGCCAAGAGCGGAGAGaagatcaccatcatcaccatcccgGCAGCCCAGCTAGCTCAGCTAACGCAGGGCAACCTCTCAGCCCAGCTCTCAGGCCAGCTAGCTCAGCTCATACAGGCCAAACCAGTCACCCAGCTCATACAGGCCAAACCAGTCACCCAGCTCATACAGGCCAAACCAGTCACCCAGCTCTTACAGGCCAAACCAGTCACCCAGCTCGTGCAGTCCAAACCGGTCACCCAGCTCGTGCAGTCCAAACCGGTCACCCAGCTCGTGCAGTCCAAACCGGTCACCCAGCTCGTGCAGTCCAAACCGGTCACCCAGCTCGTGCAGTCCAAACCGGTCACCCAGCTCGTGCAAGCCGGACCGGTCACCCAGCTCGTGCAGGCCAAACCGGTCACCCAGCTCGTGCAGGCCAAACCGGTCACCCAGCTCGTGCAGGCCAAACCGGTCACCCAGCTCGTGCAGGCCAAACCGGTCACCCAGCTCGTGCAGGCCAAACCGGTCACCCAGCTCGTGCAGGCCAAACCGGTCACCCAGCTCGTGCAGGCCAAACCGGTCACCCAGCTCGTGCAGGCCAAACCGGTCACCCAGCTCGTGCAGGCCAAACCGGTCACCCAGCTCGTGCAAGCCGGACCGGTCACCCAGCTCGTGCAGCCCGGACCGGTCACCCAGCTCGTGCAGGCCAAACCGGTCACCCAGCTCGTGCAGGCCGAACCGGTCACCCAGCTCGTGCAGGCCGAACCGGTCACCCAGCTCGTGCAGGCTGAACCCGCCATGCTCCAGATAATGCAGAAACCAGCCCCTCCGCTCATACTGGCAAAGCCTGTGACACAGCCCCCCAACCAGCAGCCACCTGCAGCCTCCCCTGTAGGTATACCACAGCCCCCTCCCTCCACTGTCATCACCACCCCTGTACCAACCCCCACTACACCCCCTGTAAAAGAGGCCATCTCACCCCCCACAGCCCTCCCAGAGTCCACCCCGTCCCCTCCTTCAGCAAGCACGGAGCCCTCCCAGTCTAGCCCGGAGGACCCCTCTGCCTCGGAGTCGGCACAGAACCCAGTGGCCCCTGAATCTTGA
- the LOC115205217 gene encoding ETS-related transcription factor Elf-2 isoform X2 encodes MTSVVVADGGGNMVEYVTVMEETEQSEEGEVVQEIVETVIGEDGEEYPAVVVEEVPSAQVEQCYAAQVLVYDDGTYLMQDVGDEQEVVTEVVETEVSSHGGTMCFDKTFEAAEALLHMDSPSSFHGDRNTVEDVMMETVVEVSTECEPMEEDSFPIPPDYEPPSAKKKKGGRKSKTQQPQPDTNCTIDLGIRKRPREGKGSTTYLWEFLLDLLQDKNTCPRYIKWMQRDKGIFKLVDSKAVSKLWGKHKNKPDMNYETMGRALRYYYQRGILAKVEGQRLAYQFKDMPKNIRVIDDDGDEEGEEGEGDPSEHHRAVQTLTLDPATSTQTKQSYVTVVPTASGNRTMRLAMPMVMTTTLGQMTLNSSTVFTTQAPITLGNAHASGPKLVIQTLPTMMPSGAKSGEKITIITIPAAQLAQLTQGNLSAQLSGQLAQLIQAKPVTQLIQAKPVTQLIQAKPVTQLLQAKPVTQLVQSKPVTQLVQSKPVTQLVQSKPVTQLVQSKPVTQLVQSKPVTQLVQAGPVTQLVQAKPVTQLVQAKPVTQLVQAKPVTQLVQAKPVTQLVQAKPVTQLVQAKPVTQLVQAKPVTQLVQAKPVTQLVQAKPVTQLVQAGPVTQLVQPGPVTQLVQAKPVTQLVQAEPVTQLVQAEPVTQLVQAEPAMLQIMQKPAPPLILAKPVTQPPNQQPPAASPVGIPQPPPSTVITTPVPTPTTPPVKEAISPPTALPESTPSPPSASTEPSQSSPEDPSASESAQNPVAPES; translated from the exons ATGACCTCTGTTGTGGTGGCAGATGGTGGAGGGAATATGGTGGAGTATGTCACTGTCATGGAAGAGACTGAGCAG AGTGAGGAAGGGGAGGTGGTGCAGGAGATAGTGGAGACGGTaataggggaggatggggaggagtatcctgctgtggtggtggaggaggttccCAGTGCCCAGGTGGAGCAGTGCTACGCTGCCCAGGTGCTGGTCTACGATGACGGGACCTACCTGATGCAGGACGTGGGAGACGAGCAGGAGGTGGTCACAGAGGTGGTGGAGACAG AGGTGTCATCACACGGGGGCACCATGTGCTTTGATAAGACCTTCGAAGCTGCAGAGGCCCTTCTTCACATGGACTCCCCTAGCAGTTTCCATGGAGACCGCAACACAG tggagGATGTGATGATGGAGACGGTGGTGGAGGTGTCTACAGAGTGTGAGCCCATGGAGGAGGACAGCTTCCCTATACCCCCCGACTACGAGCCTCCCTCTGCCAAGAAGAAGAAAG GTGGAAGGAAGTCGAAGACACAACAGCCTCAGCCTGACACCAACTGCACCATTGACCTGGGGATCAGGAAGAGACCCAGAGAGGGAAAAG GGAGCACCACCTACCTATGGGAGTTCCTGTTGGATCTCCTCCAGGACAAGAACACCTGTCCCAGGTACATCAAGTGGATGCAGCGGGACAAGGGCATCTTCAAACTGGTGGACTCCAAGGCGGTTTCCAAACTGTGGGGCAAACACAAGAACAAACCTGACATGAACTACGAGACCATGGGCAGGGCACTCAG GTATTACTACCAGCGGGGGATCTTAGCGAAGGTGGAGGGTCAGAGACTGGCTTACCAGTTTAAAGACATGCCCAAGAACATCAGGGTGATCGACGATGACGGGGATGAGGAGGGcgaggagggtgagggggatcCCTCTGAGCACCACCGGGCGGTCCAGACCCTGACCCTTGACCCTGCCACCTCCACCCAGACAAAGCAGAGTTACGTCACTGTCGTCCCCACTGCGTCCGGCAACAG GACCATGCGTTTGGCCATGCCCATGGTCATGACGACGACGCTGGGTCAGATGACCCTCAACTCCTCCACCGTCTTCACCACCCAGGCTCCCATCACCCTGGGCAACGCCCACGCCAGCGGGCCCAAGCTGGTGATCCAGACCCTGCCCACCATGATGCCCTCCGGGGCCAAGAGCGGAGAGaagatcaccatcatcaccatcccgGCAGCCCAGCTAGCTCAGCTAACGCAGGGCAACCTCTCAGCCCAGCTCTCAGGCCAGCTAGCTCAGCTCATACAGGCCAAACCAGTCACCCAGCTCATACAGGCCAAACCAGTCACCCAGCTCATACAGGCCAAACCAGTCACCCAGCTCTTACAGGCCAAACCAGTCACCCAGCTCGTGCAGTCCAAACCGGTCACCCAGCTCGTGCAGTCCAAACCGGTCACCCAGCTCGTGCAGTCCAAACCGGTCACCCAGCTCGTGCAGTCCAAACCGGTCACCCAGCTCGTGCAGTCCAAACCGGTCACCCAGCTCGTGCAAGCCGGACCGGTCACCCAGCTCGTGCAGGCCAAACCGGTCACCCAGCTCGTGCAGGCCAAACCGGTCACCCAGCTCGTGCAGGCCAAACCGGTCACCCAGCTCGTGCAGGCCAAACCGGTCACCCAGCTCGTGCAGGCCAAACCGGTCACCCAGCTCGTGCAGGCCAAACCGGTCACCCAGCTCGTGCAGGCCAAACCGGTCACCCAGCTCGTGCAGGCCAAACCGGTCACCCAGCTCGTGCAGGCCAAACCGGTCACCCAGCTCGTGCAAGCCGGACCGGTCACCCAGCTCGTGCAGCCCGGACCGGTCACCCAGCTCGTGCAGGCCAAACCGGTCACCCAGCTCGTGCAGGCCGAACCGGTCACCCAGCTCGTGCAGGCCGAACCGGTCACCCAGCTCGTGCAGGCTGAACCCGCCATGCTCCAGATAATGCAGAAACCAGCCCCTCCGCTCATACTGGCAAAGCCTGTGACACAGCCCCCCAACCAGCAGCCACCTGCAGCCTCCCCTGTAGGTATACCACAGCCCCCTCCCTCCACTGTCATCACCACCCCTGTACCAACCCCCACTACACCCCCTGTAAAAGAGGCCATCTCACCCCCCACAGCCCTCCCAGAGTCCACCCCGTCCCCTCCTTCAGCAAGCACGGAGCCCTCCCAGTCTAGCCCGGAGGACCCCTCTGCCTCGGAGTCGGCACAGAACCCAGTGGCCCCTGAATCTTGA